The following are from one region of the Jeongeupia sp. USM3 genome:
- the pgl gene encoding 6-phosphogluconolactonase: MALQWHEFASKDQLDAALAAHIAERLSAAINARGAASLAVSGGRTPAGMFAALSQAQIDWRRVNVTLVDERWVQPDHADSNEKSVRTHLLQGPAAKANFISLVNGAATPHEALPAIEARLAIFPTPIDVLILGMGDDGHTASLFPDAAELEAACASTALLAAVTPPVAPHQRITLTLPTIARARDVIVHVTGEGKKSLLLTAMSEDKPVQQQYPIRRVLDQVATAKSVFWTA, translated from the coding sequence ATGGCTTTGCAATGGCATGAATTCGCGTCGAAAGACCAACTCGACGCGGCGCTGGCCGCGCACATCGCCGAGCGCCTGAGCGCGGCGATCAACGCGCGCGGCGCGGCGAGTCTGGCCGTTTCCGGCGGCCGCACGCCGGCCGGCATGTTTGCCGCGCTGTCGCAAGCTCAGATCGACTGGCGCCGCGTCAACGTCACCCTCGTCGACGAACGCTGGGTCCAGCCCGACCACGCCGACAGCAACGAGAAGAGCGTGCGCACCCATCTGCTGCAAGGGCCAGCGGCCAAGGCCAACTTCATTTCGCTGGTCAACGGCGCGGCGACCCCGCACGAAGCGCTGCCGGCGATCGAAGCGCGGCTGGCGATCTTCCCGACGCCGATCGACGTGCTGATCCTCGGCATGGGCGACGACGGCCACACCGCATCGCTGTTCCCGGATGCGGCCGAACTCGAAGCCGCCTGCGCATCGACCGCGCTGCTCGCCGCGGTCACGCCGCCGGTCGCGCCGCACCAGCGCATCACGCTGACCCTGCCGACGATCGCCAGGGCGCGCGACGTCATCGTCCATGTCACCGGCGAAGGCAAGAAGAGCTTGCTGCTGACCGCGATGTCCGAGGACAAGCCGGTGCAGCAGCAATACCCGATCCGTCGCGTGCTCGATCAGGTCGCGACGGCCAAGTCGGTGTTCTGGACCGCCTAA
- a CDS encoding carbohydrate ABC transporter permease produces MSRPWRSVLYAVLIIAALYYLLPLYVMLSTSLKTMDEIRAGNLLSLPGAISFDAWRKAWGTACTGIECSGLSGYFWNSVRMVIPAVLISTALGALNGYVLSKWRFRGSELAFAMLLFGLYIPFQVLLLPMAQTLGWFGLARSMFGLVFVHVVCGIAGTTLFFRNFYVGIPDELIKAARLDGAGFWRIFVRIVLPMSLPILMVTLIWQFTQIWNDFLFGLVFSSGESQPITVGLNNLANTSTSVKEYNVNMAAALIAALPTIAVYVLAGKYFVRGLSAGAVKG; encoded by the coding sequence ATGTCTAGACCCTGGCGCAGCGTGCTCTACGCCGTCCTGATCATCGCGGCGCTGTACTACCTGCTGCCGCTGTACGTGATGCTGTCGACGTCGCTCAAGACCATGGACGAAATCCGCGCCGGCAATCTGCTGTCGCTGCCCGGCGCGATCAGCTTCGATGCCTGGCGCAAGGCATGGGGGACCGCGTGCACCGGGATCGAATGCTCGGGACTGTCCGGCTATTTCTGGAACTCGGTAAGGATGGTGATCCCGGCGGTGCTGATTTCGACCGCGCTCGGCGCGCTCAACGGCTACGTGCTGTCGAAATGGCGCTTCCGCGGTTCCGAGCTGGCGTTCGCGATGCTGCTGTTCGGGCTTTACATCCCGTTCCAGGTATTGCTGCTGCCGATGGCGCAGACACTCGGCTGGTTCGGGCTGGCCCGGTCGATGTTCGGGCTGGTGTTCGTCCACGTCGTCTGCGGGATCGCCGGTACGACGCTGTTCTTCCGCAACTTCTACGTCGGCATTCCGGACGAGCTGATCAAGGCCGCGCGGCTCGACGGCGCCGGCTTCTGGCGCATCTTCGTGCGCATCGTACTGCCGATGTCGCTGCCCATCCTGATGGTGACGCTGATCTGGCAGTTCACCCAGATCTGGAACGATTTCCTGTTCGGCCTGGTGTTTTCCAGCGGCGAGAGCCAGCCGATCACCGTGGGGCTGAACAATCTTGCCAACACCTCGACCTCGGTCAAGGAATACAACGTCAACATGGCGGCGGCGCTGATCGCCGCGCTGCCGACCATTGCCGTCTACGTGCTGGCCGGCAAGTACTTCGTGCGCGGCCTGTCGGCCGGCGCCGTCAAGGGATAA
- the gap gene encoding type I glyceraldehyde-3-phosphate dehydrogenase has product MAIKVGINGFGRIGRMVFRAAVYNFADDIEIVGINDLLEPDYLAYMLKFDSVHGKFKGDVKVEGGHLVVNGKTIRLTAIKDPAELKWGEVGADVVVESTGLFLTKETAEKHIAAGAKKVIMSAPSKDDTPMFVYGVNDSTYAGQNIISNASCTTNCLAPIAKVINDNFGIKRGLMTTVHAATATQKTVDGPSNKDWRGGRGILENIIPSSTGAAKAVGVVIPEVKGKLTGMSFRVPTSDVSVVDLTVELNKEASYEEICAAMRAASEGPMKGVLGYTTEKVVSTDFRGEACTSTFDADAGIALDKTFVKLVAWYDNEWGYSSKVLEMVRVMAAK; this is encoded by the coding sequence ATGGCTATCAAAGTAGGTATCAATGGTTTCGGCCGCATCGGCCGCATGGTATTCCGTGCCGCCGTCTACAACTTCGCGGACGACATTGAAATTGTCGGTATCAACGACCTGTTGGAGCCGGATTATCTCGCCTACATGCTCAAGTTCGACTCGGTGCATGGCAAGTTCAAGGGTGATGTGAAGGTCGAAGGCGGCCATCTCGTCGTCAACGGCAAGACCATCCGCCTGACCGCGATCAAGGATCCGGCCGAACTGAAGTGGGGCGAGGTCGGTGCCGATGTCGTCGTCGAGTCGACCGGCCTGTTCCTGACCAAGGAAACCGCCGAGAAGCACATTGCCGCCGGCGCCAAGAAGGTCATCATGTCGGCACCGTCGAAGGACGACACCCCGATGTTCGTCTACGGCGTGAACGACAGCACCTATGCCGGCCAGAACATCATCTCCAACGCGTCGTGCACGACCAACTGCCTGGCCCCGATCGCCAAGGTCATCAACGACAACTTCGGCATCAAGCGCGGCCTGATGACCACCGTCCACGCGGCGACGGCGACGCAGAAGACCGTTGACGGCCCGTCGAACAAAGACTGGCGCGGCGGCCGCGGCATCCTGGAAAACATCATTCCGTCGAGCACCGGTGCCGCCAAGGCCGTCGGCGTGGTGATCCCGGAAGTGAAGGGTAAGCTCACCGGCATGTCGTTCCGCGTGCCGACGTCGGACGTTTCGGTCGTCGACCTGACCGTCGAGCTGAACAAGGAAGCGAGCTACGAAGAAATCTGCGCCGCCATGCGCGCAGCGTCGGAAGGCCCGATGAAGGGCGTGCTCGGTTACACCACCGAAAAAGTCGTCTCGACCGACTTCCGCGGAGAAGCCTGCACCTCGACGTTCGACGCCGACGCCGGCATCGCACTCGACAAGACCTTCGTCAAGCTCGTGGCCTGGTATGACAACGAGTGGGGCTACTCCAGCAAGGTGCTGGAAATGGTCCGCGTGATGGCTGCCAAGTAA
- the edd gene encoding phosphogluconate dehydratase, translating to MALHPRLTEVTARIIERSRESRTRYLQRLEAAAQKEPVRKGLACTNQAHAWAAAPEGDKIMMREMRQPNIAIVSSYNDMLSAHQPLETFPAIIKAAVHEVGATAQFAGGTPAMCDGVTQGQPGMELSLFSRDVIAMSLAVGLSHNVFDGMLCLGVCDKIVPGLLIGALQFGHLPAIFVPAGPMTSGISNKDKAKVRQLFAEGKCGRDELLASEEGSYHGPGTCTFFGTANSNQMLMEVMGLHLPGAAFVNPNTPLRDALTAAAARRVAQITALGNEFIPVGKVIDEKAVVNGIVGLLATGGSTNHTIHLVAIAKAAGIEINWDDFHDLSEVVPLLARVYPNGSADVNHFHAAGGMGYLIRELIAGGFLHDDVLTCTGHGLRTHSQEPLLGDDGKAVWRESPVQSGDDTVLRPHTHPFSKDGGLKVLEGNIGRAVIKVSAVAEEHRVVEAAAIVFDDQDDVLAAFQRGELEKDFIAVLRFQGPRANGMPELHKLTPALGVLQDRGFKVALVTDGRMSGASGKVPAAIHITPEVVSGGPLGKVRTGDVIRLDAVTGDLVAKVDAAEWAKRECATADMSKNGHGMGRELFAGFRLQATGAEEGALSLGLAH from the coding sequence ATGGCTTTACACCCCCGTCTTACCGAAGTTACGGCCCGCATCATCGAGCGCAGCCGTGAATCGCGTACCCGCTATCTGCAGCGCCTCGAAGCTGCTGCCCAGAAGGAACCGGTCCGCAAGGGGCTGGCCTGTACCAACCAGGCGCACGCCTGGGCCGCCGCGCCCGAAGGCGACAAGATCATGATGCGCGAGATGCGCCAGCCGAACATCGCGATCGTTTCCTCGTACAACGACATGCTCTCGGCGCACCAGCCGCTCGAAACCTTCCCGGCGATCATCAAGGCGGCCGTGCACGAAGTCGGTGCGACCGCGCAGTTCGCCGGTGGCACGCCGGCGATGTGCGACGGCGTGACCCAGGGCCAGCCGGGGATGGAACTCTCGCTGTTCAGCCGCGACGTCATTGCGATGTCGCTGGCGGTGGGTCTGTCACACAACGTCTTTGACGGCATGCTCTGCCTCGGCGTCTGCGACAAGATCGTTCCGGGCCTGCTGATCGGCGCGCTCCAGTTCGGCCACCTGCCGGCGATCTTCGTGCCGGCCGGCCCGATGACCTCGGGTATCTCCAACAAGGACAAGGCCAAGGTCCGCCAGCTGTTCGCCGAAGGCAAGTGCGGTCGCGACGAGCTGCTGGCATCGGAAGAGGGCAGCTACCACGGCCCGGGCACGTGTACCTTCTTCGGTACCGCCAACTCCAACCAGATGCTGATGGAAGTGATGGGCCTGCACCTGCCGGGCGCCGCCTTCGTCAACCCGAACACCCCGCTGCGCGATGCGCTGACCGCCGCCGCTGCGCGCCGTGTTGCGCAGATCACCGCGCTCGGCAACGAGTTCATCCCGGTCGGCAAGGTCATCGACGAGAAGGCCGTCGTCAACGGCATCGTCGGCCTGCTGGCGACCGGCGGCTCGACCAACCACACGATTCACCTCGTCGCGATCGCCAAGGCGGCCGGCATCGAGATCAACTGGGACGATTTCCACGACCTGTCCGAAGTCGTTCCGCTGCTGGCGCGCGTCTACCCGAACGGCTCGGCCGACGTGAACCACTTCCACGCCGCAGGCGGCATGGGCTACCTGATCCGCGAACTGATCGCCGGCGGCTTCCTGCACGACGACGTGCTGACCTGCACCGGTCACGGCCTGCGCACCCACTCGCAAGAGCCCCTCCTCGGCGACGACGGCAAGGCCGTCTGGCGCGAGTCGCCGGTCCAGTCCGGCGACGACACGGTGCTGCGCCCGCATACCCACCCGTTCAGCAAGGACGGCGGCCTCAAGGTACTCGAGGGCAATATCGGTCGCGCCGTGATCAAGGTCTCGGCCGTGGCCGAAGAGCATCGCGTCGTCGAAGCGGCGGCCATCGTCTTCGACGACCAGGACGACGTGCTCGCGGCGTTCCAGCGCGGCGAACTCGAGAAGGACTTCATTGCGGTTCTACGCTTCCAGGGGCCGCGTGCCAACGGCATGCCGGAGCTGCACAAGCTGACCCCGGCACTCGGCGTGCTGCAGGACCGCGGCTTCAAGGTCGCGCTGGTGACCGATGGCCGCATGTCCGGCGCGTCGGGCAAGGTGCCGGCGGCGATCCACATCACCCCGGAAGTCGTCTCGGGCGGCCCGCTCGGCAAGGTCCGTACCGGCGACGTCATCCGCTTGGACGCGGTGACCGGCGATCTGGTCGCCAAGGTCGACGCGGCCGAATGGGCCAAGCGCGAATGCGCAACCGCCGACATGAGCAAGAACGGCCACGGCATGGGCCGCGAGCTGTTTGCCGGTTTCCGCCTGCAGGCGACCGGTGCCGAAGAAGGTGCGCTGAGCCTCGGTCTCGCGCATTGA
- a CDS encoding carbohydrate ABC transporter permease, translating to MSAISRPAHYGFAEHWLPRLVLAPSFLLVLVFLYGFIAWNGALSFTASRLLPNYEWVGLAQYEALFASERWWVAVHNLFIFGVLFIGGAMVVGIVLAILLDQKVRAEGTLRTIYLYPLALSFIVTGTAWGWMLNPGLGLEKLMHDWGYAGFSFDWLVNPDRSIYTIVIAGIWQSSGFVMALFLAGLRGIDDSIIKAAQIDGAGLPRIYWRIVLPAMRPVFFSTLMILTHIAIKSFDLVMALTGGGPGFSSDLPATFMYQMAFTRGQMGLGAASAMMMLLTVSAIVVPYLYSELRRSRHV from the coding sequence ATGTCCGCGATATCGCGCCCGGCGCACTACGGCTTCGCCGAGCACTGGCTGCCCCGGCTGGTGCTGGCGCCGTCGTTCCTGCTGGTCCTGGTTTTCCTGTACGGGTTCATCGCCTGGAACGGCGCGCTCTCGTTCACCGCATCGCGGCTGCTGCCCAACTACGAGTGGGTCGGGTTGGCGCAATACGAGGCGCTGTTTGCCAGCGAGCGCTGGTGGGTGGCCGTGCACAATCTATTCATTTTCGGCGTGTTGTTCATCGGCGGGGCGATGGTGGTCGGCATCGTGCTGGCGATCCTGCTCGACCAGAAGGTACGCGCCGAGGGTACGCTGCGGACGATCTATCTGTATCCGCTGGCGCTGTCGTTCATCGTCACCGGCACGGCCTGGGGCTGGATGCTCAATCCGGGGCTGGGGCTGGAGAAGCTGATGCATGACTGGGGCTACGCCGGCTTCAGTTTCGACTGGCTGGTGAATCCGGACCGGTCGATCTACACGATCGTCATTGCCGGCATCTGGCAGTCGTCGGGCTTCGTGATGGCGCTGTTCCTCGCCGGGTTACGCGGCATCGACGATTCGATCATCAAGGCCGCGCAGATCGACGGTGCCGGCCTGCCGCGCATCTACTGGCGCATCGTGCTGCCGGCAATGCGGCCGGTGTTCTTTTCGACCCTGATGATCCTCACGCATATCGCGATCAAGAGCTTCGACCTCGTGATGGCGCTGACCGGTGGCGGCCCCGGCTTCTCGTCCGATCTGCCGGCGACCTTCATGTACCAGATGGCGTTTACCCGCGGCCAGATGGGGCTGGGCGCGGCGAGCGCGATGATGATGCTGCTCACCGTGTCGGCCATCGTCGTGCCTTATCTGTATTCGGAGCTGCGGAGGAGCCGCCATGTCTAG
- a CDS encoding ABC transporter substrate-binding protein yields MQAVRMSMGAAVLAMAFAANAAEVEVLHWWTSGGEAKAAGELKKMLEAKGYKWKDFAVAGGAGENAMTALKARVVSGNPPAAAQIKGPAIQEWGAEGVLASIDDVAKKDGWDKVLPPAVSSVMKYKGQYVAAPVNVHRVNWLWVNPLLLKKANVKAPTTWEEFFKVADALKKAGIQPVAYGGQPWQDATVFETVALGVGGADFYKKAFVQLDQPTLKGPTMVKVLETYKRIKPYTDKASAGREWNLVTSMVINGTAAMQFMGDWAKGEFLAAGKVPGKDFLCVAAPGTASAYTFNIDSFVMFKLPNKNAVKGQKNLAETLMSPQFQELFNLNKGSIPARMGMDMSKFDECGKKSAEDFKADAAKGTLLPSFAHGMAMSSATQGAMYDVISQFWNDDAASAQKTAEKLATAAKVR; encoded by the coding sequence ATGCAAGCTGTGCGTATGTCGATGGGGGCCGCGGTTCTGGCGATGGCGTTTGCGGCGAATGCAGCCGAGGTCGAGGTGCTGCATTGGTGGACTTCCGGTGGCGAGGCCAAGGCGGCTGGCGAGCTCAAGAAGATGCTCGAGGCCAAGGGCTACAAGTGGAAGGACTTTGCCGTTGCCGGTGGCGCCGGCGAGAACGCGATGACTGCGCTGAAGGCGCGCGTGGTGTCGGGCAATCCGCCGGCGGCGGCACAGATCAAGGGGCCGGCGATCCAGGAGTGGGGCGCCGAGGGCGTGCTGGCGTCGATCGACGACGTCGCGAAGAAGGACGGTTGGGACAAGGTGTTGCCGCCCGCCGTGTCCAGCGTGATGAAGTACAAGGGCCAGTACGTCGCCGCGCCGGTCAACGTCCACCGCGTCAACTGGCTGTGGGTGAATCCGCTGCTGCTGAAGAAGGCCAACGTCAAGGCGCCGACGACGTGGGAAGAGTTCTTCAAGGTCGCCGATGCGCTGAAGAAGGCGGGCATCCAGCCGGTCGCCTATGGCGGCCAGCCGTGGCAGGACGCGACGGTATTCGAAACCGTGGCGCTCGGCGTCGGCGGTGCCGATTTCTACAAGAAAGCCTTTGTCCAGCTCGATCAGCCCACGCTGAAGGGGCCGACAATGGTCAAGGTGCTCGAGACCTACAAGCGCATCAAGCCGTACACCGACAAGGCCAGCGCCGGCCGCGAGTGGAATCTCGTCACGTCGATGGTCATCAACGGCACCGCCGCGATGCAGTTCATGGGCGACTGGGCCAAGGGCGAGTTCCTCGCCGCCGGCAAGGTACCGGGCAAGGATTTCCTCTGTGTCGCCGCACCGGGGACCGCCAGTGCGTACACGTTCAACATCGACAGCTTCGTGATGTTCAAGCTGCCGAACAAGAATGCGGTCAAGGGACAGAAGAACCTGGCCGAAACGCTGATGAGCCCGCAGTTCCAGGAGCTGTTCAACCTCAACAAGGGCTCGATTCCGGCGCGCATGGGCATGGACATGAGCAAGTTCGACGAGTGCGGCAAGAAGTCGGCCGAGGACTTCAAGGCCGACGCGGCCAAGGGCACGCTGCTGCCGTCGTTCGCGCACGGCATGGCAATGTCGTCGGCGACGCAGGGCGCGATGTACGACGTGATCTCGCAATTCTGGAACGACGACGCGGCCAGCGCACAGAAGACTGCCGAGAAGCTTGCCACTGCGGCCAAGGTCCGCTGA
- a CDS encoding porin: MFKRALVAASLAAAFAAPAFAEVTIGGSIEADIYIHGSNANGFRDEVELDVEPRLFFSGSDKLDNGSKVIWKIWTGVENYREQKDKTWGNREAWGGWQGDWGTLRFGKTYAPSYLKLDWPYGNLGGAMHVAELGLVGFNPDNAITYDSPNWGGFSFSGQYSFLGQQNQVDGVDQEYFVDVTAGYSGGGFMIDAGYQQAEANAVVGGVLTHQQDPSKFWFVAGGYNFGAFTVKAGYKGWENSWAGLAGDQNQYFVQGIYSAGKHTVGLTYNYFDDVEQNGSKINDSDSNVIYGQWNYSLSNNTVAYVQGRYSMAGENAVMGANYATLAKDSDSYRLLFGTWTGF, translated from the coding sequence ATGTTCAAACGTGCTCTGGTTGCTGCTTCCCTGGCAGCTGCTTTCGCGGCTCCGGCTTTCGCCGAAGTCACCATCGGCGGTTCGATCGAAGCCGACATCTATATCCACGGTTCCAATGCGAACGGCTTCCGTGACGAAGTCGAACTCGACGTTGAGCCGCGCCTGTTCTTCTCGGGTAGCGACAAGCTCGATAACGGCTCCAAGGTCATCTGGAAGATCTGGACCGGTGTTGAAAACTACCGTGAACAAAAGGACAAGACCTGGGGCAACCGTGAAGCTTGGGGCGGCTGGCAAGGCGACTGGGGTACCCTGCGTTTCGGTAAGACCTACGCTCCTTCGTACCTGAAGCTGGACTGGCCGTACGGCAACCTGGGCGGCGCGATGCACGTTGCCGAACTGGGTCTGGTTGGTTTCAACCCGGACAACGCAATCACCTATGATTCGCCGAACTGGGGTGGTTTCTCGTTCTCGGGTCAGTACTCGTTCCTGGGCCAACAAAACCAGGTTGATGGCGTTGACCAAGAATACTTCGTTGACGTGACCGCCGGTTACTCGGGTGGTGGCTTCATGATCGACGCTGGCTATCAGCAAGCCGAAGCCAACGCTGTTGTCGGCGGCGTGCTGACGCACCAGCAAGATCCGAGCAAGTTCTGGTTTGTTGCAGGTGGCTACAACTTCGGCGCCTTCACCGTCAAGGCTGGTTACAAAGGCTGGGAAAATTCGTGGGCCGGTCTCGCTGGCGACCAGAACCAGTACTTCGTTCAAGGTATTTACTCGGCTGGCAAGCACACCGTTGGCCTGACCTACAACTACTTCGACGATGTTGAGCAAAACGGCAGCAAGATCAACGATAGCGACTCGAACGTGATCTACGGTCAGTGGAACTACTCGCTGTCGAACAACACCGTTGCTTACGTTCAAGGTCGTTACTCGATGGCCGGCGAAAATGCGGTCATGGGCGCAAACTACGCAACCCTGGCTAAGGATAGCGACAGCTACCGTCTGCTGTTCGGTACCTGGACCGGCTTCTAA
- the zwf gene encoding glucose-6-phosphate dehydrogenase — protein MTQIDAFDMVLFGGTGDLVMRKLLPALYHQHQDGNLPAEGRIVCLGRSVPDTAAYLDKAHALAKGYLGKHYNDADWDSFAARIQYLKIDANKPEEFGLLADALNEFPKRARVFYLSTAPDLFAPISKSLAGVGLTKGNARVVLEKPLGHDLASSNKINDEVGQYFEEHQIYRIDHYLGKEPVLNLIALRFANTLLEPLWRREWIRDVQITVTEQVGVETRADFYDKTGALRDMIQNHLLQLLTIVAMEPPASIDADAVRDEKLKVLRALKPLTVEDVHTKVVRGQYRAGAVGGKPVPGYLEEPDVPAGSKTETFVALKAEIQTWRWAGVPFFLRTGKRLQERLAEIVINFREAPHSIFGKMGTPNRLVIQLQPDESVRLYLMAKEPGNQVRLRPVHLDLDFKETFTTRSPEAYERLLMDVIRGDLSLFVRRDEQRAAWKWVEPIIDTWEASPDAPKAYTAGTWGPAASSALLSRDGLCWHEES, from the coding sequence ATGACCCAGATCGACGCGTTCGACATGGTGCTGTTTGGCGGCACCGGTGACCTCGTGATGCGCAAACTGTTGCCGGCGCTGTATCACCAACACCAGGACGGCAACCTGCCGGCCGAAGGTCGTATCGTCTGTCTGGGCCGCAGCGTGCCCGATACCGCCGCCTACCTCGACAAGGCACACGCGCTGGCCAAGGGCTACCTCGGCAAGCATTACAACGACGCCGACTGGGACTCGTTCGCCGCCCGCATCCAGTACCTGAAGATCGACGCCAACAAGCCTGAGGAATTCGGCCTGCTCGCCGACGCGCTGAACGAGTTTCCGAAGCGTGCTCGCGTGTTCTACCTGTCGACCGCGCCGGACCTGTTCGCACCGATTTCGAAGAGCCTGGCCGGTGTCGGCCTGACCAAGGGCAATGCCCGCGTGGTGCTCGAAAAACCGCTCGGCCACGATCTCGCCTCGTCGAACAAGATCAACGACGAAGTCGGTCAGTACTTCGAAGAACACCAGATCTACCGGATCGACCACTACCTCGGCAAAGAGCCGGTGCTCAACCTGATCGCACTGCGTTTTGCCAACACGCTGCTCGAACCGCTGTGGCGCCGCGAATGGATTCGCGACGTGCAGATCACCGTGACCGAACAGGTCGGCGTGGAAACCCGTGCGGATTTCTACGACAAGACCGGCGCGCTGCGCGACATGATCCAGAACCACCTGCTGCAACTGCTGACCATCGTCGCGATGGAGCCGCCGGCGAGCATCGACGCCGACGCGGTCCGCGACGAGAAGCTCAAGGTCTTGCGCGCGCTCAAGCCGCTGACCGTCGAGGACGTCCACACCAAGGTCGTCCGCGGCCAGTACCGCGCCGGTGCAGTCGGCGGCAAGCCGGTGCCGGGCTACCTGGAAGAGCCGGATGTCCCGGCGGGCTCCAAGACCGAAACCTTCGTCGCGCTCAAGGCCGAAATCCAGACCTGGCGCTGGGCCGGCGTGCCGTTCTTCCTGCGGACCGGCAAGCGCCTGCAGGAGCGCCTCGCCGAGATCGTCATCAACTTCCGCGAGGCACCGCATTCGATCTTCGGCAAGATGGGTACGCCGAACCGTCTGGTGATCCAGCTGCAGCCGGATGAGTCGGTCCGCCTCTACCTGATGGCCAAGGAACCGGGCAACCAGGTCCGCCTGCGCCCGGTCCACCTTGACCTCGACTTCAAGGAAACCTTCACGACCCGCAGCCCGGAAGCCTACGAGCGCCTGCTGATGGACGTGATCCGCGGCGACCTGTCGCTGTTCGTCCGCCGTGACGAGCAACGCGCCGCGTGGAAATGGGTCGAGCCGATCATCGACACCTGGGAAGCCAGCCCGGACGCGCCGAAGGCCTACACCGCCGGCACCTGGGGCCCGGCCGCGTCGTCGGCACTGTTGTCGCGCGACGGCCTGTGCTGGCACGAAGAAAGCTGA
- a CDS encoding ABC transporter ATP-binding protein, translated as MGALAIKNVIKRFGDTQILKGIDIHVDAGEFLILVGPSGCGKSTLMNIIAGLESPTSGEVHIAGRIVNDVAPKDRDIAMVFQSYALYPTMNVRQNIAFGLETRRVPKKEQDEIIARVAKMLQMDHLLDRKPGQLSGGQRQRVAMGRALARNPKLFLFDEPLSNLDAKLRVEMRTEIKQLHQRLKTTIVYVTHDQIEAMTLGDKIAVMKDGVIQQFGSPQQIYDTPANLFVAGFIGSPSMNFIPAHLAREGGVVGVSLQSGEAACFVPLPDSARYAAHVGKRVIVGIRPEQWDVAADGLACSIDLLEPTGPDTIVFTRVNGIGVQARLHPRDARLPGAIIKLRPDMGKAVLFDPDTEVRIG; from the coding sequence ATGGGGGCATTGGCCATCAAGAACGTCATCAAGCGTTTCGGTGACACGCAGATCCTCAAGGGCATCGACATTCATGTCGATGCGGGCGAGTTCCTGATTCTGGTCGGACCTTCGGGCTGCGGCAAATCGACGCTGATGAACATCATCGCGGGCCTCGAGTCGCCGACCAGCGGCGAGGTCCACATCGCCGGCCGCATCGTCAACGATGTGGCGCCGAAGGACAGGGACATCGCGATGGTGTTCCAGAGCTACGCGCTGTATCCGACGATGAATGTGCGGCAGAACATTGCCTTCGGGCTCGAGACGCGACGCGTGCCGAAGAAGGAGCAGGACGAAATCATTGCGCGGGTAGCGAAGATGCTGCAGATGGATCATCTGCTCGACCGCAAGCCCGGCCAGCTCTCGGGCGGCCAGCGCCAGCGTGTCGCGATGGGGCGGGCGCTGGCGCGCAACCCCAAGCTCTTCCTGTTCGACGAACCGCTGTCCAACCTCGACGCCAAGCTCAGGGTCGAGATGCGCACCGAGATCAAGCAGCTGCACCAGCGGCTGAAAACGACGATCGTCTACGTGACCCACGACCAGATCGAGGCAATGACGCTCGGCGACAAGATCGCGGTGATGAAGGACGGCGTGATCCAGCAGTTCGGCAGCCCGCAGCAGATCTACGACACGCCGGCCAACCTGTTCGTTGCCGGCTTCATCGGCTCGCCGTCGATGAACTTCATCCCGGCCCATCTGGCCAGGGAGGGCGGGGTGGTCGGCGTCAGCCTGCAGAGCGGCGAGGCGGCGTGTTTCGTGCCGCTGCCCGACAGTGCCCGCTATGCCGCCCATGTCGGCAAGCGGGTGATCGTCGGTATCCGCCCGGAACAGTGGGATGTGGCGGCCGACGGCCTGGCTTGCAGCATCGACCTGCTTGAGCCGACCGGCCCCGACACCATCGTGTTCACCCGCGTCAACGGCATTGGCGTCCAGGCCCGGCTGCATCCGCGCGACGCCCG
- the eda gene encoding bifunctional 4-hydroxy-2-oxoglutarate aldolase/2-dehydro-3-deoxy-phosphogluconate aldolase, with the protein MQIREIMRSCSVMPVLVIEKVEHAVPLAKALVDGGIRVLEVTLRTEAALEAVKAIADNVPDAIVGVGTVVRPEQFALAQAAGAKFAVTPGLTPRLAAAAREAGIQLLPGVMTPSEAIAALEEGFDALKLFPAEQAGSLGMLKAMGGPLPQILFCPTGGVSLESAAKLLALPNVGCVGGSWLAPKDMVANGDWAGITKLAREAAALRA; encoded by the coding sequence ATGCAAATTCGTGAAATCATGCGTTCGTGCTCGGTCATGCCGGTGCTGGTGATCGAGAAGGTCGAACACGCCGTGCCGCTGGCCAAGGCGCTGGTCGACGGCGGTATTCGCGTGCTGGAAGTGACCCTGCGGACCGAAGCTGCGCTTGAGGCCGTCAAGGCGATCGCCGACAACGTGCCGGACGCCATCGTCGGCGTCGGTACCGTCGTGCGCCCCGAGCAGTTCGCCCTGGCTCAGGCTGCCGGCGCCAAGTTCGCCGTGACCCCGGGCCTGACGCCGAGGCTCGCCGCCGCCGCGCGCGAAGCCGGCATCCAGCTGCTGCCGGGCGTGATGACGCCGTCCGAAGCGATCGCCGCACTCGAAGAAGGCTTCGATGCGCTCAAGCTGTTCCCGGCCGAACAGGCCGGCAGCCTCGGCATGCTCAAGGCCATGGGCGGCCCGCTACCGCAGATCCTGTTCTGCCCGACCGGTGGCGTGTCGCTCGAGTCGGCGGCGAAGCTGCTGGCGCTGCCGAACGTCGGTTGTGTCGGCGGTTCGTGGCTTGCACCGAAGGACATGGTCGCCAACGGCGACTGGGCCGGCATCACCAAGCTTGCCCGTGAAGCGGCCGCGCTGCGCGCCTGA